DNA from Drosophila suzukii chromosome 2R, CBGP_Dsuzu_IsoJpt1.0, whole genome shotgun sequence:
GCGAATTAACGGAGACTATTTCGTTCCAGCTGGGTCAACGACACCGacaactggctgtatgacgaGGATGAACTGCCCGTGCTGTGCGGCAACCTGACTGGAGCCCGCCACTGCCCCTTCGAGTACGTGTGCCTCTGTGTGGGCGAGAATCCCAATCACGGCTACACCAACTTTGACAACTTTATGTGGTCCATGCTGACGACTTTTCAGCTGATCACGTTGGACTACTGGGAAAACGTATACAACATGGTGGGTGCTATTAAATTCCTCCCGGATGAGCAATGGACCAATTTCGTTTTCCTTTTAGGTGCTGGCCACCTGTGGTCCTATGAGCGTCTCATTCttcacggtggtggtcttctTTGGCTCGTTCTACCTGATCAACCTGATGCTGGCCGTAGTGGCGCTGAGTTACGAGGAGGAGGCGGAGATCACGAACGAGGTGAGTACTCCGCACATTTTTCTATTGCATTACCAACCTATTGATGACCGTGCAGGAGCGCAAGAAGGACCTGCTGGACCATCGGGATGACTCTACGTTCAGCTTTGATCCGTCGGTCCTAAACGTGAAGAAATTGAACAAGAACAACAAGAAGAAGATTGATTCTCGGAAAGGCGTGCTGCTGGCTTCCTATAGCAAGAAAAAGACTCGGCGAAAAAAAGGCAAAGGCGGCAAGGAAGGCGGCACCAATGGCAATGGAAACGGCAGCAACGGCAACGACCCCAAATCTCACTCGGCCACGCCCAGTCCGGGACCAAGTCCCCGCCACAGCGCCACTGAACGCCCCTCGGCGCTCACTCTGCAGGCCCAGAAGCAGTACCAGCAGATggagcagcagcaccagctgGCCAAAGCGTCCGGTGGCGAAACCAACACTGCCACTGCTCCCACGCCAAAGGGTCGCATCAGCTTTCAGGACAGCGGCGTGGGCGTGAAGAACCCCAACATGCTATACCCCTCGGACTACAAGGGCCAGCTCATCGCCAGCAGCCGGCAGGCGAGCTCCAACTCCAGCGGCGTGAATCGCGAGTCCTCACAGGACGACTCCGGTGTGGTGGACGATCACGAGGAGCAAGACACGACCAACGATTTGGGCCACGTGTCCACCGTGGAGCTGGCCCTCTCCCCACGCGAGGTGCGTCTGATAAAGTGCAATGGAAACATAGCCCGCATCAAAAATCACAATGTATACGCTTTACACCAGGAATTTTCCTCGGAGGTGGTTGTGATCGGTGAGTAAAGATGTCTTCTTGTTGTATGCACAGTTAATGTGGCGTCTCAACCCATTCTAGATGATCTGCCCGACCGGAACTGCGATCGATGTGTTCACTGGTGCACAGACTACGAGAGCTGGCTACAGTTTCAAAACTGCCTATACAAAGTGGTGCGGGATCCTCTTTTCGAGCTGGCCATCACCCTCTGCATCGTGTTGAACACCGCCTTCCTAGCCATGGAGCACCACGGAATGAGTGAGAGCTTTCGCAATGCCCTGGATGTGGGAAACAAGGtgaatttaatattttcgGTCACCAGAATGAGTCTACATACCGTTATACTTCACAGGTCTTCACGTCGATTTTCACGTTCGAGTGCATTGTGAAATTAATGGCGCTTTCCAAGGACTTTTTTCTGTGCGGCTGGAACATCTTCGACTTGCTTATCGTCACTGCGAGTTTACTGGACATCATATTCGAGCTTGTCGACGGTTTGAGTGTCTTGCGTGGCTTGCGACTGGTAACAAGAAATCGCTATTTTAAAGATCGTTAATTTACCTTGTTATATTCCAGCTGAGAGTATTAAAACTAGCCCAATCTTGGACTACAATGAAGGTATTGCTAAGCATTATAATATCAACGATCGGCGCCCTCGGCAACCTGACGCTGATCCTGGTCATAGTCATCTACATATTCGCTGTCATCGGCATGCAATTGTTCTCCAAAGACTATACGCCTGAGAAGTTCGACCCAGACCCAGTGCCAAGGCAAGACCTGATCAAAATCGATCtaagatttaaaattaattaattctttatctttgATTAGATGGAACTTCAATGACTTTTTTCACTCGTTTATGATGATCTTTCGCATTTTGTGTGGCGAATGGATTGAACCTCTCTGGGACTGCATGCGTGCCGAGGAGGAGGTATTACTTTCGATCCCATTAATAATTAAGtgttctaaaataaaatgtattctGCAGCAAGGAGCCTCCACCTGCTTTGCCATATTTCTGCCGACACTCGTGATGGGAAACTTCATGGTGCTCAACTTGTTCTTGGCCTTGCTGCTCAACAGTTTCAATTCCGAGGAACTCAAATCGAAAAAAGAGGCAAGTCAGATGCTCCGGTTGATCATATTTCGATCTTAGTTTCTTAACGTTCGTGAAtgtatatgtctatatgtctatgtGTGTGCCAGCAAAGGTACTTAAACAACCGAACAACTAAAACCTACTAGCTCCAAAAACGGCGTGTGAAAGATACTCTCTCTCAGCGCCATAAAACGATCCCCTAAAGTGGTTAAGACGATCGATTAGATCGATTTATAAATGTTTGACTTGAATTTGTCTTGCACCTTGATGTGGTTTTCGGTATATGTGTGTCTCTGAGTGTAAGATCTTAGCTTCATCATGATCGCGCGGTGGCACCCCCAATTGAAGTACCAGTTGAATTATACACCATACGATCTGTGGCACTCTTCTGTTATCACGAGCAAAATCAATTATCATTTTCATGTTTCTAAAATCCCCACTAAATTCCATCGCTCTCTGCATTGTGTTACTAACTGGCTAAATGTTATACTCTACTACTTAACTAAAACTATAATAACCCCACCCGGCACAGGAGTTAAAGGGTGCTTTTCCCCGCCATTTGCTGGGTTCCTCAGTTCGGCTCTGTCCGAAATCTGTATCTTTGGGGTTTGTTCTGAGGGCGCCTATATCTATTCAAACTGCATCCAACTCAGACTCAGAACAAACCTTAATAAGTTTTTCGTTTAAGTCTTTATGTACGTCTACATGTAAAAACAATCTCTAAAATGCACTTAAGCGTAATCCAATTAACCAAATTTCTGTCGTCAACTCTGCACAATGCGTTTTAACCTTAACTTGCCACACGAAAAACACCCAACACTAAAcactatattaaacaaataaccCAAACAAACCGAAactaaaacaatttaaatacaCTGAAAACGTTAAACAGATTTTCAAGAAGAAGGTAATTTTTTCAACTAAACCGTTCTTACTTGCTTTAAACTTGCTTGCCTCGTTTGCGTTAACCAATCCATATCTAAATCCAGACATACTGTATGTGTAAATACTTATATATAGAGTAGTCAAAAGTTGATCAGgctatatatgtatgtacgtTGTAATCTTTTGTGTTGCCTGCCCTTAGCGTAAATCGTTTTCTGTTCTGTATGCATTGGATCCCTAATCGTATAATGTCAATATCGATGTCTATTCAAAAAGAATCTTGTAGCGAACTCTTCAGTTGAGTTTCCACCCTGATCTTCACTGTTTTCTAATGTTCTGCAATCTCTGTCCCAAATAGGAAGTTGGCGAGGAGTCCAAGTTGGCGCGGAGTATTGAACGTGTTCGTGACCTGATTCGCAAAAAGCGGCAGGAGCGCAAGGATCGCAAGGAGCGAAAGTTCGCGGAGAAGTTCCAGCAGATTGTATTGGATGCTCAGCAGGCGCATGCTCAGGCTCACTCCCAACAGGCTGTAGTCGGTCTGGAGAGGGGCGACAAACCGGGTGTGCTGGCCGAGACCAAGTTCCACAGACTGAGCTATCAGGTAAGTTGACCCCTATATAATTGCCACACAACTTAACTCATCTGTATGTTTTCCAGGAGTCTATGAATCGGCCCGTCTCCGGCTCCGATTTTGGTTTCCAGATACCGCTGCACGACGGCTTGCACACGATAGTCGACGGTCTCGAGTATGATGACACGGGAGACTTGCCAGAGCAGATCCAACTGCAGGCGCATCCACTGCCACCCAAGTCAGACTCGCTGCCACCAACCTACGAAAGCGCTATGATGgccgccgctgccgctgccttTCCGACCGTCAATGGGAATGGCAACAATAACGGGAACGGGATCGGTCAAAACCTGACTCCGTTCGCCCAAGCGGAGCGTCGGCTGCAGCACCAAATATCCTCGGGAGTGAGCACTCAGCAGAACGATTCACGCGAAGAGGCCACTTACACAGAATCCATCGAGCTGCGCCTGCTGGGTCAATACAACTCCACAGACACGGACCCGTACGCTAATGATCAGCGGAGCGGCTGCGGCTCCTTCAACCGCGGCGACTCGCTGCAGGACAACTCCTCGCGGCGCTACGGGAGCGAAGAGCACGACGAGGCGTACCTTAAGTACCAAAAGTCCCTGCTGACGCGATCACCAAGCTACCGAAAGTCACTTGATCGCCTGTCCCAATCTAGCGGGCAGTCACAGCGATCGTTGCTCAAGTCGGAGGAAGCTGAGATGCGGCGACACTCAAGCGGCCACTCCCTGAACTCCATTTCGATCGAACAGGACGAACTGCTGTCCCAGCAGGGCAACCTGCGCGAGGAACTGCTCAACTGCGACCAAAAAGAACTATTTCAGTTTCTACAGGAGGAGGACGAGATGCAAAAGGGGACCAACCTGAGCCGCATCTCAAACGCCATAAGATCTCGGCGGCCCTCCAGTCGGATGGGTCAACCGGAGAGCGAGGCACTGGTAGAGCACTCGGAGTTTGACAACATTATTCAGAGCTTCGAAAAGGAACTGGAGGAGATCAAGCGCTCTACCACGTCATTGGAGCGCAAGCTTTCCAACCTTTCAGAACCCTCGCCGGCCGCCGACGAAGCCACAAAAGCCATTATGGAGCACATTGCCATCATTACGGGCGCTTCAGAGCGCTCGGCCGCCGACGAGGTGGTGCACCCGTTAAATCCCTATGACAGTTACGATTTGTCGAGCGTGCCACGGCGCTCGCAGTCCGTCAGCGCAGCCGCTCAGCGTCAGTCCGTAAAGCTGAAGCGACGCAGCCTGGAAAAGCAGCGCAAGATCGACGAAGACTTCAGCATTTCAAACGAGATACGCAAAATCTGTGATCAAATCCATGCCCCCTTCGTAGCCATGGAAGCCATGGCTGTAGCAGCTACCAGCGCTAGCCAGGCGACCCAGCCCAGTCAATCACCATTTCTTAGGCGCAAGATCGATCCCTTCACGGTGCAGTTCGACCGCTTCAAGCGCCTATCCCTAATAGAGCGCGTGGAGGAGCTGCCCGAGGAGGAGAAACCCATCTCGACATTGCGCATCGAGTCCGAAAAGATGCCGCGCAAGTTTCTCCACGGCCACGATCAGTTGGCCCTAGACAGCCTCTCGCTGAAGAGCACTAACTCGTATGAAAATCTCCTAATCCAGAAGCAGAAGCTGGGCATGGCCACACCTCCCGCCGTTCCCGCCACTCCGCCGACATCCTTGAAATCAAGCATCGAGCCACCGACACTGGCGCAAATTTCATCGCTAAAGACCACCCCGCCGCTGGCTGCTCTCACCGAGCACCAGCAGCACTTTCATGCCACGAGCATTCAGGCAGCACCCACTcacggccacgcccacgcccatGCCCATGCCCATGCCCACTCGCAGGCACATGCTCATCCGATGGCTGGGCCGCGGCGACGCCCGGAGCATCCACAATCGACGCTAGACAAAGCCGCATCCTTCCAGTCCGCGCGCACCGAGTCGCACAGCTCGGGAGCGGCTGACACGAGCTCGGCCTTGGCTCTGGCCTTGGGCCATAAGACTGAGCAGTCCCAGTCGGCGGCGCCAGAAGCCACCCAGAAGCCGTCGGCATTCACGAGACTGACCGAAAAACCATGGCATTGTTTGGTTTCCTACGTAGACGATCTCACTGTCGGTGGGAGACGTAACTCGCAGGGAGCTTACAATGATCCCATGACTTTTCCGAGCTACGGGGCCACTAAGCCGCCAAAGGTGCCCGACGACTGTTTCCCCCAGAAGTGCTATGATCAGTAAGTATGACCAGGGATCTCCTCAAGAACTGTTTTAATGTGACTCCCTTTCAGCTTCTACTTCCGCTGCCCCTGGTTCATGAGCTGCATGGACACGCAGAGCGCCAAGCACTGGACGCGCGTTAGGACGGCTGTCTTGGCGGTTGTCGATACTCCGGCCTTTGAGTGGTTTGTGTTGGTGCTGATCTTTGCGTCAAGTATCACGCTCTGCTTCGAGGACATCAACCTGGACAAGAACAAAACGCTGAAGCGCGTACTGTACTGGATCAACTTCTCCTTCTGCCTGATATTCGTCGTAGAGATGATCCTGAAGTGGCTGGCCCTGGGATTCTCAAAGTACTTTACCAGCTTCTGGACCATTCTCGACTTCATCATTGTGTTTGTAAGTGATTTTCAGGAATATTTTTTGCAAGAATGTCTTGTAACATTGTTTGTCTCCTACAGGTGTCGGTTTTCTCGCTGCTCATTGAGGAGAATGAGAATTTGAAGGTCCTCCGCTCGCTGCGCACATTACGAGCTTTGCGTCCGCTGAGAGCCATCTCTCGGTAAGTTGACCAGTCGCTGGTCTTTCGATACGCTGCACCACAACCTTCTCATCCGTGCATCCGGTGAAGAAAGCTCTCTGCGTAGGAACTTCAGCCTCTGCTTCTCGATCTTCCTCTATCAGTACTGATCTATGTGTCTTTTTCCGGGGAGGAGTTGGTCAGACCGAGCGATGCGATCCAAGCCGTGTGCAGTGTTTAATACAATCTCGTCTTCTTTATGGATTTCGAATAGAAATACGTACTCGTAGAACACGCATTGCATCGTCCTCGCCTCCGTCCTTGTCCTCGTCCTAGAATCTGTGTAGTCTGTAGCTGAAGTCTAGACTTACCTCTGCTTCTGTTGTGTTTGTATATTGTAGATAAGTTCATATGTACATATAACTTAAGATAGCTAAATAGTTGACCAAGCAGAGATCCACTCCGCCATCCATCCACCCATCTGTATACGTATCCATCTGACCACAACCGCGACCACTTAGCACGGCCCCGGCACAGTTGAGACGACCTGCGTCCATCCCGTAATGATTAGCATTTCATCGTCCATTTCTATTCCAGGTGGCAAGGAATGCGGATTGTAGTAAACGCTCTCATGTATGCAATACCATCAATTTTCAATGTACTTTTGGtttgtttagttttttggtTGATCTTCTCAATAATGGGTGTTCAGTTCTTTGGTGGTAAATTTTTCAAGTGCGTTAATGAGATGGGCGAGTTACTGCCGATTACTGTGAGTATTTTTTGGCGGAGATTAATATGCAGCGCCACCCCAAGACTTGGCACTTGGCATATTACTAATCAATGCGAATTCCAGGAGGTGAACGACAAGTGGGACTGCATCGAACAGAACTACACATGGATCAACTCGAAGATCACCTTCGACCACGTGGGTATGGGTTACCTGGCCCTGCTGCAAGTGGCCACCTTCGAGGGCTGGATGGAGGTAATGGCCGACGCCGTCGATGCTCGCGGAGTGGACCTACAACCGCAGCGAGAGGCCAACCTATATgcgtatatttattttgttatatttattgtGTGCGGATCGTTCTTCACACTCAATCTGTTCATTGGAGTTATCATTGATAACTTCAACATGCTCAAGAAGAAGGTAAGTCCTTTGGCCTATGCTCCTGCCCAGGTCAGCTTTTCTGCATCCACACGTGAATCACCTGTACATACGCTAACCACTCCCATCGATCCATCTCTGATTTGTATTGCCGTATTTCGATCCAAACGCCGTCATTATGTGTATCTCTAACCGTGTTATTGTGTTGCTATGTTGTGACCAGTTGTTCATAGAATACGTTCAGCATACCGCTTAGTGTGTTACATAACTGTGGATtgtatatataattaaatgttcATTCTATTCTCATCACTTTTATAGTATGAAGGAGGAGTGTTGGAAATGTTTCTCACCGAATCTCAAAAACACTATTACACGGCTATGAAAAAATTGGGACGAAAGAAACCACAGAAAGTTATTAAGCGACCTATAAATCATTTTTTAGCTATGTTTTATGATTTATCCAATTCGAGAAGGTAAACAAACCCGTCAATCAACCATTGAACCAACCAATCTCAATCTAAGACCAGCAAATTACGTATACTTACTTATAGTTTGTACTTACTATTAGTCCTGCTCTGTCTTCTCTGAATCTAAGTTTAACTCTTGTAATAACTCGTAGGCTAACGCGTAGTTGTCTCGGCAAGGTCCATAACACATCTATAGAATGTTTCTGATTTGGTGATAAAATTCATTTGAACACTTGTAATTCCCGGCATTTTTGGTCAAATCCGGTGCTTGTCCCAAACAAACACCGTCAAAAATGTCTCTATCTTCTGTATTCTGTA
Protein-coding regions in this window:
- the NaCP60E gene encoding sodium channel protein 60E isoform X9, producing MNRPVSGSDFGFQIPLHDGLHTIVDGLEYDDTGDLPEQIQLQAHPLPPKSDSLPPTYESAMMAAAAAAFPTVNGNGNNNGNGIGQNLTPFAQAERRLQHQISSGVSTQQNDSREEATYTESIELRLLGQYNSTDTDPYANDQRSGCGSFNRGDSLQDNSSRRYGSEEHDEAYLKYQKSLLTRSPSYRKSLDRLSQSSGQSQRSLLKSEEAEMRRHSSGHSLNSISIEQDELLSQQGNLREELLNCDQKELFQFLQEEDEMQKGTNLSRISNAIRSRRPSSRMGQPESEALVEHSEFDNIIQSFEKELEEIKRSTTSLERKLSNLSEPSPAADEATKAIMEHIAIITGASERSAADEVVHPLNPYDSYDLSSVPRRSQSVSAAAQRQSVKLKRRSLEKQRKIDEDFSISNEIRKICDQIHAPFVAMEAMAVAATSASQATQPSQSPFLRRKIDPFTVQFDRFKRLSLIERVEELPEEEKPISTLRIESEKMPRKFLHGHDQLALDSLSLKSTNSYENLLIQKQKLGMATPPAVPATPPTSLKSSIEPPTLAQISSLKTTPPLAALTEHQQHFHATSIQAAPTHGHAHAHAHAHAHSQAHAHPMAGPRRRPEHPQSTLDKAASFQSARTESHSSGAADTSSALALALGHKTEQSQSAAPEATQKPSAFTRLTEKPWHCLVSYVDDLTVGGRRNSQGAYNDPMTFPSYGATKPPKVPDDCFPQKCYDHFYFRCPWFMSCMDTQSAKHWTRVRTAVLAVVDTPAFEWFVLVLIFASSITLCFEDINLDKNKTLKRVLYWINFSFCLIFVVEMILKWLALGFSKYFTSFWTILDFIIVFVSVFSLLIEENENLKVLRSLRTLRALRPLRAISRWQGMRIVVNALMYAIPSIFNVLLVCLVFWLIFSIMGVQFFGGKFFKCVNEMGELLPITEVNDKWDCIEQNYTWINSKITFDHVGMGYLALLQVATFEGWMEVMADAVDARGVDLQPQREANLYAYIYFVIFIVCGSFFTLNLFIGVIIDNFNMLKKKYEGGVLEMFLTESQKHYYTAMKKLGRKKPQKVIKRPINHFLAMFYDLSNSRRFEIAIFVLIFLNMLTMGIEHYDQPHAVFFILEVSNAFFTTVFGLEAIVKIVGLRYHYFTVPWNVFDFLLVLASIFGILMEDIMIDLPISPTLLRVVRVFRIGRILRLIKAAKGIRKLLFALVVSLPALFNIGALLGLITFIYAILGMSLFGHVKLQGALDDMVNFQTFGRSMQLLFRLMTSAGWNDVLESLMIQPPDCDPFIHGQTNGNCGHPLLAITYFTSFIIISYMIVINMYIAIILENFNQAHQEEEIGIVEDDLEMFYIRWSKYDPHATQFIHFSQLSDFIASLDPPLGISKPNNVALVSFNLPISKGNKIHCLDILHALVKHVLGHVEETDNFKQLQEQMDVKFKKQFPTRKELEIVSSTRIWKRQEKAAKTIQTGWKEYLRRKREKERSNSGDSATQTSSPGGWQSKLSALNFFHLQVSRRGTACSSRASSRKSSRASDASDLSELAGPWLNLPLMLVSGADDVVKDIKQQSDELGKRGSIFVEAPRASRRRSFYNFFLRHQDAVDDSLTSPSVHRKTAMNNTTNTTSTSASTSGTTSSPASAPATGCGPAATSDSDRHQAVGGGSAPSRKRASSFIRKKPPLERGLSAQSALRVNKNAFVSEAPAPEVIVTRPSPDQQTHPHSLSLRPDNATLVHVLVHRESEEYKEEDESSPSSPGNGNGHGISCGPERLAKQAPPQIRISTGSVESTMDTCLMPTVQIMVDSPKDPPRGDFSAIEDVDAPIDVNVQGDTSQVFYEYNPDKATADHQDGEEEEKEALDEALPDKQR
- the NaCP60E gene encoding sodium channel protein 60E isoform X1 encodes the protein MSDDQTASYDEKAVAKHQVVAYTQRSQVKHENRHIQLVREYGFHPRTKASVEDGDVLPRKFEPFPEHMYGKPLEEIDTFIYEETFCVVSKRFRKNYIHRFTGTKSLFLFYPWSPARRVCVYIATNQFFDYCVMATILFNCIFLAMTETVEEAEYIFLAIYSIEMVIKIIAKGFLLNKYTYLRNPWNWLDFVVITSGYATIGMEVGNLAGLRTFRVLRALKTVSIMPGLKTIINALLHSFRQLAEVMTLTIFCLMVFALFALQVYMGELRNKCVRQVPTDWTNVSHADWHIWVNDTDNWLYDEDELPVLCGNLTGARHCPFEYVCLCVGENPNHGYTNFDNFMWSMLTTFQLITLDYWENVYNMVLATCGPMSVSFFTVVVFFGSFYLINLMLAVVALSYEEEAEITNEERKKDLLDHRDDSTFSFDPSVLNVKKLNKNNKKKIDSRKGVLLASYSKKKTRRKKGKGGKEGGTNGNGNGSNGNDPKSHSATPSPGPSPRHSATERPSALTLQAQKQYQQMEQQHQLAKASGGETNTATAPTPKGRISFQDSGVGVKNPNMLYPSDYKGQLIASSRQASSNSSGVNRESSQDDSGVVDDHEEQDTTNDLGHVSTVELALSPREVRLIKCNGNIARIKNHNVYALHQEFSSEVVVIDDLPDRNCDRCVHWCTDYESWLQFQNCLYKVVRDPLFELAITLCIVLNTAFLAMEHHGMSESFRNALDVGNKVFTSIFTFECIVKLMALSKDFFLCGWNIFDLLIVTASLLDIIFELVDGLSVLRGLRLLRVLKLAQSWTTMKVLLSIIISTIGALGNLTLILVIVIYIFAVIGMQLFSKDYTPEKFDPDPVPRWNFNDFFHSFMMIFRILCGEWIEPLWDCMRAEEEQGASTCFAIFLPTLVMGNFMVLNLFLALLLNSFNSEELKSKKEIFKKKEVGEESKLARSIERVRDLIRKKRQERKDRKERKFAEKFQQIVLDAQQAHAQAHSQQAVVGLERGDKPGVLAETKFHRLSYQESMNRPVSGSDFGFQIPLHDGLHTIVDGLEYDDTGDLPEQIQLQAHPLPPKSDSLPPTYESAMMAAAAAAFPTVNGNGNNNGNGIGQNLTPFAQAERRLQHQISSGVSTQQNDSREEATYTESIELRLLGQYNSTDTDPYANDQRSGCGSFNRGDSLQDNSSRRYGSEEHDEAYLKYQKSLLTRSPSYRKSLDRLSQSSGQSQRSLLKSEEAEMRRHSSGHSLNSISIEQDELLSQQGNLREELLNCDQKELFQFLQEEDEMQKGTNLSRISNAIRSRRPSSRMGQPESEALVEHSEFDNIIQSFEKELEEIKRSTTSLERKLSNLSEPSPAADEATKAIMEHIAIITGASERSAADEVVHPLNPYDSYDLSSVPRRSQSVSAAAQRQSVKLKRRSLEKQRKIDEDFSISNEIRKICDQIHAPFVAMEAMAVAATSASQATQPSQSPFLRRKIDPFTVQFDRFKRLSLIERVEELPEEEKPISTLRIESEKMPRKFLHGHDQLALDSLSLKSTNSYENLLIQKQKLGMATPPAVPATPPTSLKSSIEPPTLAQISSLKTTPPLAALTEHQQHFHATSIQAAPTHGHAHAHAHAHAHSQAHAHPMAGPRRRPEHPQSTLDKAASFQSARTESHSSGAADTSSALALALGHKTEQSQSAAPEATQKPSAFTRLTEKPWHCLVSYVDDLTVGGRRNSQGAYNDPMTFPSYGATKPPKVPDDCFPQKCYDHFYFRCPWFMSCMDTQSAKHWTRVRTAVLAVVDTPAFEWFVLVLIFASSITLCFEDINLDKNKTLKRVLYWINFSFCLIFVVEMILKWLALGFSKYFTSFWTILDFIIVFVSVFSLLIEENENLKVLRSLRTLRALRPLRAISRWQGMRIVVNALMYAIPSIFNVLLVCLVFWLIFSIMGVQFFGGKFFKCVNEMGELLPITEVNDKWDCIEQNYTWINSKITFDHVGMGYLALLQVATFEGWMEVMADAVDARGVDLQPQREANLYAYIYFVIFIVCGSFFTLNLFIGVIIDNFNMLKKKYEGGVLEMFLTESQKHYYTAMKKLGRKKPQKVIKRPINHFLAMFYDLSNSRRFEIAIFVLIFLNMLTMGIEHYDQPHAVFFILEVSNAFFTTVFGLEAIVKIVGLRYHYFTVPWNVFDFLLVLASIFGILMEDIMIDLPISPTLLRVVRVFRIGRILRLIKAAKGIRKLLFALVVSLPALFNIGALLGLITFIYAILGMSLFGHVKLQGALDDMVNFQTFGRSMQLLFRLMTSAGWNDVLESLMIQPPDCDPFIHGQTNGNCGHPLLAITYFTSFIIISYMIVINMYIAIILENFNQAHQEEEIGIVEDDLEMFYIRWSKYDPHATQFIHFSQLSDFIASLDPPLGISKPNNVALVSFNLPISKGNKIHCLDILHALVKHVLGHVEETDNFKQLQEQMDVKFKKQFPTRKELEIVSSTRIWKRQEKAAKTIQTGWKEYLRRKREKERSNSGDSATQTSSPGGWQSKLSALNFFHLQVSRRGTACSSRASSRKSSRASDASDLSELAGPWLNLPLMLVSGADDVVKDIKQQSDELGKRGSIFVEAPRASRRRSFYNFFLRHQDAVDDSLTSPSVHRKTAMNNTTNTTSTSASTSGTTSSPASAPATGCGPAATSDSDRHQAVGGGSAPSRKRASSFIRKKPPLERGLSAQSALRVNKNAFVSEAPAPEVIVTRPSPDQQTHPHSLSLRPDNATLVHVLVHRESEEYKEEDESSPSSPGNGNGHGISCGPERLAKQAPPQIRISTGSVESTMDTCLMPTVQIMVDSPKDPPRGDFSAIEDVDAPIDVNVQGDTSQVFYEYNPDKATADHQDGEEEEKEALDEALPDKQR